A DNA window from Bradyrhizobium barranii subsp. barranii contains the following coding sequences:
- a CDS encoding IS630-like element ISRj1 family transposase has product MIPEAREVHLSRKDRKVLEACCRSPVTLQRDLKRARIVLLAADGRSTRSIAKEVGVQPRIVSLWRHRYADHGLEGLQDKPRPGKQPIYTKTTDKRILKLLDKPPPQGFARWTGPLLAEALGDVDVQYVWRFLRSHKIDLVARKSWCESNDPNFTAKAADVVGLYVAPPAKAIVLCVDEKPSIQALERAQGYLKLPNGRALTGQSHDYKRHGTTTLFAALEVATGKIIATHSKRRRRVEFLDFMNSVTAAFPNRKLHVILDNLNTHKKNEDWLKAHPNVQFHFTPTSASWLNQVEVWFSILQGQSLSGTSFTSLKQLQEHIDAYVNAYNDRAEPFVWTKKKVRQRRFKGRRITQL; this is encoded by the coding sequence ATGATACCCGAAGCAAGAGAAGTCCACCTTTCGAGGAAAGATCGCAAGGTGCTTGAGGCGTGCTGTCGCTCACCGGTGACGTTGCAGCGCGATTTGAAGCGGGCGCGGATAGTTCTGTTGGCGGCGGATGGGCGCAGCACCCGGTCGATCGCCAAGGAAGTTGGGGTCCAGCCGCGGATTGTCAGCCTTTGGCGGCATCGCTATGCCGACCATGGCCTTGAAGGGCTGCAAGACAAGCCGCGGCCTGGCAAGCAGCCGATCTATACGAAGACGACCGACAAGCGGATTCTGAAGCTGCTGGATAAGCCGCCACCGCAAGGGTTTGCGCGCTGGACCGGCCCCCTGCTGGCCGAGGCGCTGGGCGATGTCGATGTCCAATATGTCTGGCGGTTCCTGCGCAGCCACAAGATTGACCTGGTGGCTCGCAAGTCCTGGTGCGAGAGCAACGACCCGAACTTTACGGCCAAAGCCGCCGATGTTGTCGGCCTCTATGTCGCGCCGCCGGCGAAGGCCATTGTGCTGTGCGTGGACGAGAAGCCCTCGATCCAGGCTTTGGAGCGAGCGCAGGGTTATCTGAAGTTGCCCAATGGCCGCGCCTTGACCGGCCAAAGCCACGATTACAAGCGGCATGGCACCACAACATTGTTTGCGGCGCTCGAAGTCGCCACCGGAAAGATCATCGCGACCCATTCAAAACGCCGGCGCCGCGTCGAGTTTCTCGATTTCATGAACAGCGTCACCGCGGCTTTTCCGAACCGCAAGCTTCACGTCATCCTCGACAACCTCAACACCCATAAAAAGAACGAGGACTGGCTCAAGGCCCACCCCAACGTGCAATTTCATTTCACGCCGACAAGTGCGTCATGGCTCAATCAGGTCGAAGTATGGTTTTCCATCTTGCAGGGGCAGTCGCTCAGCGGCACCTCCTTCACGAGCCTCAAGCAGCTTCAGGAACACATCGATGCCTACGTCAACGCATACAACGACAGAGCCGAGCCCTTCGTCTGGACCAAGAAAAAGGTCCGTCAACGCCGTTTCAAAGGCCGCCGTATCACTCAGCTCTGA
- a CDS encoding COG3904 family protein, with protein sequence MGKSRSSVLISLVLLTLSTHGHSAEVKVGVGKSGQATIWITGEIVPGDADKFLQSVRQANDSGKFVANVRLDSPGGNLLEGVKIADAIRFGKTSTNVGKTAVCASACFLMFAAGSTKNAGYGAQVGVHGASGENGEETAASGAATVSMAKIGKELGVPAAIIGRMVVTSSQDMVWLSPQELQSMGVTMMGRPSQVTPPVANLQQTPPNAPLSLSPSGSGVTASRTSKPDTAPTWAEMVNKAMDRSASQNNGKPLLHRSCQPELKVCNIGLSYVDNQGKVAFLKTVEDMNGKVIVREACTLNEFKDVRICVDWDTGISHRDMKDSSGTWSKVADQ encoded by the coding sequence ATGGGCAAATCGCGCTCAAGTGTCTTAATTTCGCTTGTACTTCTTACGTTATCTACTCACGGCCACTCTGCCGAAGTCAAAGTCGGCGTGGGTAAATCTGGGCAAGCGACGATCTGGATCACTGGAGAAATTGTTCCAGGCGACGCCGACAAGTTTTTGCAGTCAGTTCGCCAAGCCAACGATTCCGGGAAGTTTGTCGCGAACGTGAGGCTGGATTCTCCAGGCGGCAACTTGCTCGAAGGTGTAAAGATCGCCGACGCTATCAGGTTTGGCAAAACGTCTACCAACGTTGGCAAAACAGCGGTTTGCGCCTCTGCGTGTTTTCTGATGTTCGCTGCCGGTTCGACCAAGAACGCCGGCTACGGCGCACAAGTCGGCGTCCACGGAGCTTCAGGAGAAAATGGCGAAGAAACTGCCGCGTCAGGTGCTGCAACAGTATCCATGGCGAAAATCGGAAAGGAGCTCGGCGTCCCAGCCGCCATCATTGGTCGGATGGTCGTTACGTCTTCGCAGGATATGGTCTGGCTGAGCCCTCAGGAGCTTCAATCAATGGGCGTCACCATGATGGGCCGTCCATCTCAGGTCACTCCGCCCGTCGCCAATCTGCAGCAAACTCCGCCAAATGCACCTTTGTCGTTGTCCCCATCAGGCAGTGGCGTCACCGCTTCGCGGACCTCCAAGCCTGATACTGCCCCTACTTGGGCGGAAATGGTAAACAAGGCGATGGACCGATCGGCGAGTCAGAATAACGGAAAGCCGCTCCTTCATCGCTCCTGCCAGCCTGAACTAAAGGTGTGCAACATCGGTTTGAGCTACGTCGATAATCAAGGCAAAGTCGCCTTCTTGAAAACGGTCGAGGACATGAACGGCAAGGTCATCGTGCGTGAAGCATGCACCTTGAATGAGTTCAAGGATGTCCGAATCTGCGTCGACTGGGACACCGGTATCTCTCATCGTGACATGAAAGACAGCAGCGGGACTTGGTCCAAGGTCGCGGATCAATAA
- a CDS encoding IS1380-like element ISBdi2 family transposase, with translation MTDDTIPPFSFPAIHAKKVTAAFDGGRLTSNGGVMLLAMAERRLGLANNLARVFPDRRDPTRVVHSLVDMLRARMFAICCGYEDADDLDHLRSDPAFKLACGRLPDTGRDLCSQPTLSRLENAPRLRDVIRLTYILVDAWMDSYPREPASVTLDIDDTCDVVHGHQQLSLFNAHYDERCFLPIHVYDTEKSRPVAVVLRPGKTPGGVEVRAHLRRLVRHIRTRWHNTQITFRGDGHYARPEAMAWCETNGIDYIFGLSGTKPLARKVDEVADDIRTRRAIENLPVLRGYTETRHKAKSWDRERRTVARIEATMLGLDIRFVVTSLDVGSAEWIYDSLYCARGQAENLIKLHKTQLASDRTSCRSALANQVRLVLHTAAYWLMLTVRDAIPKARELAAAEFATLRLRLLKIAARVVETTSRIRLAFAAACPEADLIRGLPGALLPLGP, from the coding sequence ATGACCGACGATACGATTCCGCCCTTCTCGTTTCCAGCCATTCACGCCAAGAAAGTCACAGCTGCCTTCGATGGTGGACGCCTAACCTCGAATGGGGGCGTGATGCTTCTGGCGATGGCCGAGCGGCGTCTCGGTTTGGCCAACAATCTGGCCCGGGTGTTCCCGGATCGGCGCGATCCGACGCGGGTCGTGCACAGCCTGGTCGATATGCTCCGCGCTCGCATGTTCGCGATCTGCTGCGGCTACGAGGACGCCGACGACCTCGATCATCTGAGGTCCGATCCGGCATTCAAACTGGCCTGCGGACGGCTGCCGGACACGGGCCGGGATTTGTGTTCCCAGCCGACGCTGTCGCGGCTGGAGAATGCGCCGCGCCTGCGCGACGTGATCCGGCTGACCTACATTTTGGTCGACGCATGGATGGATAGCTACCCGCGCGAGCCGGCATCCGTCACGCTCGACATCGATGATACCTGCGACGTCGTCCACGGCCATCAGCAGCTCTCGCTGTTCAACGCTCATTATGACGAACGCTGCTTCCTGCCGATCCACGTCTACGACACGGAGAAGAGCCGGCCCGTGGCCGTCGTGCTGCGGCCCGGCAAGACGCCGGGCGGCGTCGAGGTGCGTGCCCATCTGCGCCGCCTGGTACGGCATATCCGGACGCGATGGCACAACACGCAAATTACGTTCCGTGGCGACGGGCACTATGCCCGGCCGGAGGCCATGGCGTGGTGCGAGACCAACGGCATCGACTACATCTTCGGTCTGTCCGGCACCAAGCCTCTCGCCAGAAAAGTCGACGAGGTCGCCGACGACATCCGCACGCGACGCGCCATCGAGAACCTGCCGGTTCTGCGTGGCTATACCGAGACGCGCCACAAGGCAAAGTCCTGGGATCGCGAACGGCGCACTGTCGCCCGTATTGAGGCGACGATGCTCGGCCTCGACATCCGCTTCGTCGTCACCAGCCTCGATGTCGGCTCGGCCGAGTGGATCTACGACAGCCTGTATTGCGCGCGCGGCCAAGCCGAGAATCTGATCAAGCTGCATAAGACGCAGCTCGCCTCCGATCGCACCAGCTGCCGTTCGGCGCTCGCCAACCAGGTCCGTCTCGTGCTCCATACGGCCGCTTATTGGCTGATGCTGACCGTGCGCGACGCCATTCCCAAAGCCCGGGAATTGGCCGCTGCCGAGTTCGCGACGCTGCGTCTTCGTCTCTTGAAAATCGCTGCCCGTGTGGTCGAGACCACGAGCCGCATTCGCCTTGCGTTTGCCGCGGCATGTCCCGAAGCCGACCTGATCCGCGGCTTGCCAGGCGCGTTGCTGCCGCTCGGTCCTTGA